Genomic segment of Gloeocapsa sp. DLM2.Bin57:
TACATCTTGGGTAGTAACCGTACCAAAAATCGCTTCATTTTCACCCATTTGCTTACGTAACACAAAACGTCCGATGGTTTCTAAAGCGGTTTTACGGGCTTCGGCTGCTTGTCTCTCTGCTAGAATACGTTGACGTTCTTTTTCTTGTCTTTGTTCAACTTGTCTAAGTACTCCAGGAGTCGCTACAATAGCAGAACCTGTAGGAATCAAATAGTTACGTGCGTAACCTGGAGCTACTTCTACGACATCTCCTCTTTTACCTAGTTTATTTACGCCTTTGTTTAAAAGAACTTGTATTTTTTTCGCCATGGCTATTATCTATCTCCTAATGGATTTGTCTAATCAGACAAAGTCTCTATTATAACTTATTTTGCTCTAGCTTGAGAAAGATAATTAGGTGTTCGTAGAGAGTAGGGAGGAGTTCGGTGTTATTATTACTATATACTATACCCTGCCTACTTCCCCATCTTCCCTATTCCCTTGTCAAGTAGCGCTATAGCCTAAAAAAATGGCGATCGCTACCCGTAAGATAAAGAGCGATCGCACTTAATTTTTGAGATTTTTAGTTGGTTAAACTAGTTGTTTTGTTTATTTTTCTGATTCTTTAAGAATCCACCAAAACCTAACACCACCATAGTTCCTAGAATAGTAGTTGGTTCGGGAACAACCTCAGAAGTACCACTGCCTTGAGAAGATGCAGTTAAGCCAGATACGCCTAGCTGAAGTGTGGAAGTAGCAGGACTTGTATCACCATTATGTCTCCAAAAAGGTTGTCCAAAACAAACATCACACAACTCTAACTCAGCAGATGTTCCACTGCTAATCCCAACAAAATTAGTACCTGCAGGAATCACAAATTCTAAAATACCTTCTGGAGTGTTAAAGTGGAATCTTTCTTCCTGATTAACTAGATATCTCCATGGATCACTAGAAGTTCCTGAACCAGGATTAGAGCCTGATAGGGTTAACTCAAAATTATTGCTAAAGCTTGATGGCTCTTCATCTCCTGCACTTAAATCAAAAATGCTAGCGAAATCACCAGTAGCAAAAGAAATTCTACCAGGGGTGTTGATATCAATAGATAAGGTAGGTTGACCGATTTGATCTAAAAAATTACCATCTGTAAAGGTAAAACCAATATTACTTCC
This window contains:
- a CDS encoding PEP-CTERM sorting domain-containing protein, whose amino-acid sequence is MKTKNRLATLLAVATASTASVLLVAPAQAIEITPGSNIGFTFTDGNFLDQIGQPTLSIDINTPGRISFATGDFASIFDLSAGDEEPSSFSNNFELTLSGSNPGSGTSSDPWRYLVNQEERFHFNTPEGILEFVIPAGTNFVGISSGTSAELELCDVCFGQPFWRHNGDTSPATSTLQLGVSGLTASSQGSGTSEVVPEPTTILGTMVVLGFGGFLKNQKNKQNN
- a CDS encoding 50S ribosomal protein L9, which produces MAKKIQVLLNKGVNKLGKRGDVVEVAPGYARNYLIPTGSAIVATPGVLRQVEQRQEKERQRILAERQAAEARKTALETIGRFVLRKQMGENEAIFGTVTTQDVAESIKQMTNQEVERRNITIPDINKIGFYKAEVKLHPEVSATIEIQVAPL